Genomic DNA from Brenneria izadpanahii:
GGAAGCGCTGTCAATCGGCCCCAGTGAAGGAAGGATCCGGCGCAGCGGCCCGACAATCGGCTGAGTGATTTTGACCACGAACTGCGAGAGGGGGTTATAAAAATCACTGCGTGACCACTGCATCCAGATGCGCAACAGTAGAACTATTACGTAGAGGTCGATCAGTGTTTTGACCAGAAAAGTCAGGGTAAGCATAGGTACGTCGGTTCCTTAATAAATGGGATGATGATGAACGTTTTCAATCAGAACAGCTTTTCCATTTCCTTCGCGCGCTCAACGGCGGCCTGCATGGCTTCTGACACGGTTTGCGTCAGTTGGCGTTCGTTGAATACCCGTAATGCCTCGGCGGTGGTGCCGCCTTTAGACGTCACATTTTCGCGCAGGGTCGACAGCGGAGTATCCGGGCTGGCTTCCACCAGCGCCGCCGCGCCGGATGCGGACTGCTGCACCAGCAGACGCGCGGTTTCGGGATCGAATCCCTGGCGGATGGCCTCCTGCTGCATCGCCTCCATAAACAGGAAGAAATACGCGGGCGCGCTGCCGGCGGCGGCGATCACGCCGTTGATATCCTGCTCGTTTTCCACCCAGCATACTTTACCCACGCTTTTCATCAACTCGGCGGTAAACTCGCGATCGGCGGCGCCGACGGCGGCGGGGGCATACAGTCCGCTCATCCCTTTTCCCACCAGAGAAGGGGTATTGGGCATAATCCGCACGATATTCAACGCCTCTCCCAACAGCGCCTGAAAACGGGCGATATTGACGCCGGCGGCGATAGACAGCACCAGCTTACCGGTGAAATCCACCTGTTGGCGCAAAGGGTCGCAAACGCTCGCCATCATCTGCGGTTTCACCGCCAGCACAATCACATCGGCGTCTCTGGCGCTTTGTACGTTATCCGCGCTGCTGGTCACGCCATATTGGGCCGCCA
This window encodes:
- the proC gene encoding pyrroline-5-carboxylate reductase, whose product is MQQRKIAFIGAGNMAQAIIAGLIDKGYPARNISVCAPSGTRRDALAAQYGVTSSADNVQSARDADVIVLAVKPQMMASVCDPLRQQVDFTGKLVLSIAAGVNIARFQALLGEALNIVRIMPNTPSLVGKGMSGLYAPAAVGAADREFTAELMKSVGKVCWVENEQDINGVIAAAGSAPAYFFLFMEAMQQEAIRQGFDPETARLLVQQSASGAAALVEASPDTPLSTLRENVTSKGGTTAEALRVFNERQLTQTVSEAMQAAVERAKEMEKLF